A window of the Arachis duranensis cultivar V14167 chromosome 5, aradu.V14167.gnm2.J7QH, whole genome shotgun sequence genome harbors these coding sequences:
- the LOC107489423 gene encoding uncharacterized protein LOC107489423 has product MERFNKACLDIQNLPTEAAIMGLINSLREGPFSHSISMKHPMSLNEVQERAEKYINMEENSRLGETSKVGFSYSSRDKDKESRKKEDQSTEKSRKYHNYSPLRVSLVDIYREICNTEKIPPPCPIKHKMGRSRTEYCKYHKIYEHPTNECYDLKNIIEKLAREGRSDRFLANRTDEPKKRRRDEEGDRSPDLPIISFTKEDAAGIIPGHDDPVVITIILANANLHRTLVYQGSSADILFKPTFDKLGLQEMKLRAYPNSLFGLGDAPIQPFGYIPLHTTFGKGARSRTLSIDYIVVDVNSAYNALIGRTILNQLAAVVSTPHLCTKFPTLKGIATVKGDQKLARRCYNESLNLKGDPRGKEANAIELGGARTHKELRP; this is encoded by the exons atggaaagattcaataaaGCATGCCTCGACATACAAAACCTCCCCacagaagcagccatcatgggacttaTCAACAGTCTACGTGAGGGGCCCTTCAGCCACTCCATATCTATGAAACACCCTATGTCCCTGAATGAAGTGCAAGAACGAGCTGagaaatatatcaacatggaggaaaactcccgacTAGGGGAAACCTCCAAAGTTGGGTTCTCCTACTCATCTCGAGACAAAGATAAAGAGTCAAGGAAAAAGGAGGACCAATCCACGGAGAAGTCCAGGAAATACCATAACTATAGCCCACTTCGGGTATCTTTAGTGGACATCTACCGGGAAATATGCAACACGGAAAAGATCCCACCACCCTGCCCAATTAAGCATAAAATGGGAAGAAGTCGGACTGAATACTGCAAATACCACAAAATCTACGAGCACCCCACCAACGAATGCTACGACTTGAAGAATATTATAGAAAAACTAGCCCGAGAAGGAAGGTCAGATCGGTTCCTGGCCAACAGAACGGATGAgccaaaaaagagaaggagagatGAAGAGG GGGATAGGTCACCCGACCTCCCCATTAtttctttcaccaaagaagacgccGCTGGCATCATCCCTGGGCATGATGACCCTGTGGTCATTACCATCATACTGGCcaacgccaacctccaccgaaCACTGGTTTACCAGGGGAGCTCCGCAGATATCCTATTCAAACCCACCTTCGACAAGCTTGGGCTACAAGAAATGAAGCTCAGAGCATATCCCAACAGCCTATTCGGGCTAGGGGACGCTCCGATCCAACCCTTCGGATACATACcactacacacaacctttggaaagggaGCCCGGTCCAGAACATTGAGCATAGACTACATTGTGGTTGACGTGAACTCCGCGTACAATGCCCTTATAGGTCGGACGATCTTAAATCAGCTCGCCGCAGTAGTCTCCACTCCACACTTATGCACGAAGTTCCCAACTCTGAAAGGCATAGCCACTGTCAAAGGAGACCAAAAGCTCGCGCGACgctgctacaatgaaagcctgaaCCTAAAAGGTGATCCCAGAGGAAAAGAGGCCAATGCCATTGAACTCGGAGGAGCCCGAACTCACAAAGAACTTCGTCCTTAA